The Mycolicibacterium cosmeticum sequence GGCAGCCACGATTACTCATGGCAAGCGTGCATCGTCGGTGACACTGGTGGACGTCCCGACGGTTGCGCGGGGTGGCCACAACGCACGTTGCCATAGCGCTTTCGCGATGAGTGTGGACCGTTCCCGCATCACGGGCTCGTCATCGAAGCGCCAGCCATTGCAGCCGACCAGCGATGCTCGCAACAAAGTATGTACGAGGCGGGGCAGATCGTCGCTGATCGGCTGGGCTCCGCGTCGTGCCTCGTGGGTCACGGCGCGCACGATGAGTCGGACGACGGTTGTTTCGATCTGCTGCAGCATTGCCGCGAGCTGTTTGTCGGCTGCTGCGGCGCTGCGGCTCGATGCCCAGACGGGATGTTCGTTTGCGAGGGTGGCGCGTATTCCGATGA is a genomic window containing:
- a CDS encoding TetR/AcrR family transcriptional regulator translates to MDDLLDEEPIADISVRAVSQRAGITRSAFYFYFETKYAALASLLSLHSGVDLNSAFGPRRADESQAAFIDRIVIGIRATLANEHPVWASSRSAAAADKQLAAMLQQIETTVVRLIVRAVTHEARRGAQPISDDLPRLVHTLLRASLVGCNGWRFDDEPVMRERSTLIAKALWQRALWPPRATVGTSTSVTDDARLP